Proteins from a genomic interval of Desulfovibrio piger:
- the rpmB gene encoding 50S ribosomal protein L28: MSKECDFCGKKPQVGNLVSHSNIKTKRRFNPNLQRVRHQFADGTVRTLTVCTRCLRSGVVTKPAARAKQD, from the coding sequence ATGAGCAAAGAATGCGATTTCTGCGGCAAAAAGCCCCAGGTCGGCAATCTTGTCAGCCATTCCAACATCAAGACCAAGCGCCGCTTCAACCCCAACCTGCAGCGCGTGCGTCATCAGTTCGCTGACGGCACCGTGCGCACCCTGACCGTGTGCACCCGTTGCCTGCGCTCCGGTGTGGTGACCAAGCCCGCCGCCCGCGCCAAGCAGGACTAA